Proteins from one Bradyrhizobium roseum genomic window:
- a CDS encoding S1C family serine protease yields the protein MPSLTEWKVPSANQPRAGDYAFDLDKVLSSVVGLHSIIPADAHSAETLGTERAGNGVVIDDGLVLTIGYLITEAETVWLHRGDGRVVEGHALGFDFESGFGLVQALGDLDLAALPLGSSAAAQVGDRVVVGGAGGRTRSVASQIAAKQEFAGYWEYLLEEAIFTHPAHPNWGGAGLISNRGELIGIGSLQLERERAGKAEHVNMIVPIDLLKPVLDDIRKFGRVNKPARPWLGMYTTEIDNRLVVVGIASKGPAARAELKTGDVILALNGDKVTSQTDFYRGLWSLGTAGVDVPLTVHHEGVTFDVVLSSTDRAKLLKAPRLH from the coding sequence ATGCCGTCTTTGACCGAATGGAAAGTGCCGTCCGCAAACCAGCCGCGTGCGGGCGACTACGCGTTCGACCTCGACAAGGTGCTGTCGTCGGTGGTCGGGCTGCATTCGATCATTCCGGCGGATGCCCACAGCGCCGAGACGCTCGGCACCGAGCGCGCCGGCAATGGCGTCGTGATCGATGACGGGCTGGTGCTGACGATCGGTTATCTCATCACCGAAGCCGAGACCGTCTGGCTGCATCGCGGCGACGGCCGTGTCGTGGAAGGCCACGCGCTCGGCTTCGATTTCGAATCCGGCTTCGGCCTTGTGCAGGCGCTTGGTGACCTCGATCTCGCGGCGTTGCCGCTCGGCTCCTCCGCCGCGGCCCAGGTCGGCGATCGCGTGGTGGTCGGCGGCGCCGGCGGGCGGACGCGCTCGGTCGCCAGCCAGATCGCGGCCAAGCAGGAGTTTGCCGGCTATTGGGAATATCTGCTGGAAGAGGCGATCTTCACGCACCCCGCGCATCCCAATTGGGGTGGCGCAGGACTGATCTCGAACCGCGGCGAACTGATCGGCATCGGCTCGCTGCAGCTCGAACGCGAGCGCGCGGGCAAGGCCGAGCACGTCAACATGATCGTGCCGATCGACCTCTTGAAACCCGTGCTCGACGACATCCGGAAATTCGGCCGCGTCAACAAGCCGGCGCGGCCGTGGCTCGGCATGTACACCACTGAAATCGACAACCGCCTCGTGGTGGTCGGCATCGCCAGCAAGGGACCGGCCGCGCGTGCCGAACTGAAGACCGGCGACGTCATCCTGGCGCTCAACGGCGACAAGGTCACCAGCCAGACTGACTTCTACCGAGGACTATGGTCGCTCGGCACCGCAGGCGTCGACGTGCCGCTCACCGTCCACCACGAGGGCGTCACCTTCGACGTGGTGCTGAGCTCGACCGACCGCGCCAAGCTGTTGAAGGCGCCGCGGCTTCACTGA
- a CDS encoding carboxylesterase family protein, whose amino-acid sequence MSEAVVDDIVAVLPPLLQSLESLGFIARYLNPPDFDRVMQTAGTPDQDLRAILPRLSQWPADFDHIRTPLQTASDAVLAAFEGLRVVQNGRGDFVSLFRALRYVPRALEALYTLSARLPPVNQFFVDPALHEDADLAARLAAPANENTGVFHNRNEPGSRGGFSLYVPEYYTPERAWPLVMALHGGSGNGRGFLWSWLRDARSRGAILVAPTATGSTWALMGDDTDTPNLINILEAVRARWNVDPAKMLLTGMSDGGTFCYVTGFDSASPFTHLAPVAATFHPLMVEMADADRMRGLPVHIVHGQLDWMFPVQVARQTSHALSAAGAKVTYRELDDLSHTYPREMNAEILQWLTAEPSGPA is encoded by the coding sequence ATGAGTGAGGCCGTGGTGGACGACATCGTGGCGGTGCTGCCGCCGCTGCTGCAGTCGCTGGAATCGCTCGGCTTCATCGCGCGCTATTTGAACCCGCCGGATTTCGACCGCGTGATGCAGACGGCAGGCACGCCGGACCAGGACTTGCGCGCCATCCTGCCGCGGCTTTCGCAATGGCCGGCGGATTTCGATCACATCCGGACGCCGCTTCAGACCGCTAGCGACGCCGTGCTCGCCGCGTTCGAGGGCTTGCGCGTCGTGCAAAACGGCCGCGGCGATTTCGTCAGCCTGTTTCGCGCGCTGCGCTACGTCCCCCGCGCGCTGGAGGCGCTCTATACGCTGTCGGCAAGATTGCCGCCGGTCAACCAGTTCTTCGTCGATCCTGCCCTTCACGAAGACGCCGATCTCGCCGCGCGGCTGGCAGCGCCAGCCAATGAGAACACCGGCGTATTCCACAATCGCAACGAACCCGGCAGCCGCGGCGGCTTCTCGCTTTATGTGCCGGAATACTACACGCCCGAGCGCGCCTGGCCGCTGGTGATGGCGCTGCACGGCGGCAGCGGCAACGGCCGCGGCTTCCTCTGGAGCTGGCTGCGCGACGCCCGCAGCCGCGGCGCGATCCTGGTGGCGCCGACCGCCACAGGCAGCACCTGGGCCTTGATGGGTGACGACACCGATACGCCGAACCTGATCAATATCCTGGAAGCGGTGCGGGCACGCTGGAATGTCGATCCGGCAAAAATGCTGCTGACTGGCATGAGCGACGGCGGCACCTTCTGCTACGTGACGGGTTTCGACAGCGCGTCGCCGTTTACGCATCTGGCACCAGTCGCGGCGACGTTCCATCCGCTGATGGTGGAAATGGCCGATGCCGACCGCATGCGCGGCCTGCCCGTTCATATCGTCCATGGCCAGCTCGACTGGATGTTCCCGGTGCAGGTGGCGCGACAGACCAGCCATGCGCTGTCGGCGGCCGGCGCCAAGGTGACCTATCGGGAACTCGACGACCTCAGCCACACCTATCCGCGCGAGATGAACGCGGAAATCCTGCAGTGGCTCACGGCGGAACCAAGCGGACCCGCTTGA
- a CDS encoding COG3904 family protein has translation MQLSAAIQDRVHAFLGGNPDEAVLRWIFRSAVMVTAVALAADLAGMNGWIGRPDPAAEVRRDTPSPDLPSLLPQVPLPAIPDGDKRLTPRPQADGLMAKPMTFELVGGGRLMATGTITPGISEAFAAEIAKRGDYIKTVVLNSPGGSVTDALAMGRLIRDKNFATEIESGKYCASSCPLVFAGGVERRVGDKAILGVHQVAAVGHAGAVPRDEMNVAQNISARCQRHLGDMGINLQVWVHAMETPHDKLFVFKPEELKSLNLVTTAAVPPAAAPRPVPGKVRS, from the coding sequence ATGCAGCTGTCGGCGGCAATTCAAGATCGCGTTCACGCTTTTCTCGGCGGCAATCCAGATGAGGCCGTTTTGCGCTGGATCTTTCGCAGCGCCGTCATGGTCACCGCCGTCGCGCTGGCGGCCGACCTGGCCGGCATGAACGGATGGATCGGCAGGCCCGATCCGGCGGCCGAGGTCCGGCGTGATACGCCTTCACCCGACCTGCCGAGCCTGCTGCCACAGGTCCCGCTTCCCGCGATCCCGGATGGCGATAAGCGCCTGACGCCGCGGCCGCAGGCGGACGGCTTGATGGCCAAACCGATGACTTTCGAACTGGTGGGCGGCGGCCGACTGATGGCCACCGGCACCATCACGCCGGGAATTTCCGAAGCATTCGCGGCCGAGATCGCCAAGCGCGGCGACTACATCAAGACGGTGGTGCTGAACTCCCCGGGCGGATCGGTGACCGACGCGCTGGCGATGGGGCGACTGATCCGCGACAAGAATTTCGCCACCGAGATCGAGTCCGGAAAGTACTGCGCCTCCTCCTGCCCACTGGTGTTTGCCGGCGGCGTGGAGCGCCGCGTCGGCGACAAGGCGATCCTCGGCGTCCATCAGGTAGCGGCCGTCGGCCATGCGGGCGCCGTGCCCCGCGACGAGATGAATGTCGCGCAAAACATCTCGGCGCGGTGCCAGCGCCATCTCGGCGACATGGGCATCAACCTGCAGGTCTGGGTGCATGCGATGGAGACGCCGCACGACAAGCTGTTCGTGTTCAAGCCGGAAGAGTTGAAATCGCTGAATCTGGTGACGACGGCGGCCGTTCCTCCTGCAGCCGCCCCTCGCCCGGTGCCAGGCAAGGTGCGGTCGTAG
- a CDS encoding DsbA family protein codes for MKRPNHAAGTDPGYTRRKTLGLLGGVTLLGAASRPAFAQRSDDVLNEALVLRDPDVPATGNPDGDIDIVEWFDYNCPYCRKIAPEIQQVVQNDGKVRRVLKDWPILGDVSKFGARMALAAKYQNKYMAAHDVMIGVSSKLTEPRVRELLAGAGIDMDRLNRDATTNAKAIDAILARNHEQAVAFGFKGTPSFIVGKFRVPGILTMAQFEMAIADARKAKKSN; via the coding sequence ATGAAGCGACCGAACCACGCGGCCGGAACTGATCCGGGATACACACGGCGCAAGACGCTCGGCCTGCTCGGCGGCGTCACGCTGCTCGGCGCGGCATCGCGGCCGGCGTTCGCGCAGCGCAGCGACGACGTGCTCAACGAAGCGCTGGTGCTGCGCGATCCCGACGTGCCCGCGACCGGCAATCCCGATGGCGATATCGACATCGTCGAATGGTTCGACTACAATTGCCCGTATTGCCGCAAGATCGCACCCGAGATCCAGCAGGTGGTGCAGAACGACGGCAAGGTTCGCCGGGTGCTGAAGGACTGGCCGATTCTCGGCGACGTCTCGAAGTTCGGGGCGCGGATGGCGCTGGCGGCGAAGTATCAAAACAAGTACATGGCCGCGCATGATGTGATGATCGGCGTCAGCTCGAAACTGACCGAACCGCGCGTCCGCGAATTGCTGGCCGGCGCGGGCATCGACATGGATCGGCTGAACCGCGACGCCACCACCAACGCCAAGGCAATCGACGCCATCCTTGCCCGCAACCACGAACAGGCTGTGGCGTTCGGATTCAAGGGAACGCCGTCCTTCATCGTCGGCAAGTTCCGCGTGCCTGGAATCCTGACCATGGCGCAATTCGAAATGGCGATCGCCGACGCGCGCAAGGCGAAAAAGAGCAATTGA
- a CDS encoding sulfite exporter TauE/SafE family protein, producing the protein MISTTQGVLGLASGALVGFSLGLVGGGGSILAVPLMVYVVGVPEPHMAIGTSAIAVAANAAINLSNHARGGTVIWSCALIFAASGMAGAFGGSILGKMVDGQKLLALFALVMIVIALLMLKTRAHVGLPDVKVSMSNMPAIVGLGLATGTISGFFGIGGGFLIVPALMLATGMPIMNAVSSSLVAVTAFGMTTAASYAWSGLVSWALAGLFVAGGIAGGLAGTLSARHLAARRGALNIVFAVVIIAVALYMLARNISLFLA; encoded by the coding sequence ATCATATCGACCACGCAAGGCGTGCTGGGGCTGGCGTCGGGGGCGCTGGTCGGGTTTTCGCTCGGCCTGGTCGGCGGTGGCGGCTCGATCCTCGCGGTGCCTCTGATGGTCTATGTCGTCGGCGTGCCCGAGCCTCATATGGCGATCGGCACCAGCGCGATCGCGGTGGCTGCGAACGCCGCGATCAACCTGTCCAACCATGCGCGCGGCGGTACCGTGATCTGGTCCTGCGCGCTGATCTTTGCCGCCAGCGGCATGGCCGGCGCTTTCGGCGGCTCGATTCTCGGCAAGATGGTCGACGGCCAAAAGCTGCTGGCGCTGTTTGCGCTGGTCATGATCGTCATCGCGCTGCTGATGCTGAAGACGCGGGCGCACGTCGGTCTGCCTGACGTGAAAGTCTCGATGTCGAACATGCCGGCGATCGTCGGCCTCGGCCTCGCGACCGGAACGATATCAGGCTTTTTCGGCATCGGCGGCGGCTTCCTGATCGTCCCGGCGCTGATGCTGGCGACCGGCATGCCGATCATGAACGCGGTCTCTTCTTCGCTGGTCGCGGTCACCGCGTTCGGCATGACGACGGCCGCGAGCTACGCGTGGTCCGGGCTGGTGTCGTGGGCGCTGGCGGGACTGTTCGTGGCGGGCGGTATTGCCGGCGGATTGGCCGGCACGCTATCGGCGCGGCACCTGGCGGCGCGTCGCGGCGCGCTCAATATCGTGTTCGCCGTGGTCATTATTGCGGTGGCGCTCTATATGCTGGCGCGTAACATATCCTTGTTCCTGGCGTAG